In Oryzihumus leptocrescens, the following are encoded in one genomic region:
- a CDS encoding VOC family protein has protein sequence MLKDLRAHATLPATDLARARAFYRDKLGLEPEEETPGGLRYGCNGSTFVVYPGRNAGSGLHTQMGWTVDDIGAEVAGLKARGVEFESYPQMPDFDSGTNIFSPGYMRAAWFRDSEGNMLGLVQFHP, from the coding sequence ATGCTCAAGGACCTGCGGGCGCACGCCACGCTGCCTGCCACCGACCTCGCACGCGCCAGGGCGTTCTACCGCGACAAGCTCGGCCTCGAGCCGGAGGAGGAGACCCCCGGCGGCCTGCGGTACGGCTGCAACGGCTCGACGTTCGTGGTCTACCCCGGCAGGAACGCCGGCAGCGGGTTGCACACCCAGATGGGCTGGACCGTCGACGACATCGGGGCCGAGGTGGCCGGACTCAAGGCCCGCGGCGTGGAGTTCGAGAGCTACCCGCAGATGCCGGACTTCGACTCGGGGACGAACATCTTCTCCCCCGGCTACATGCGCGCGGCGTGGTTCCGCGACAGCGAGGGCAACATGCTCGGCCTGGTGCAGTTCCACCCGTGA
- a CDS encoding sensor histidine kinase, giving the protein MMTSAMESLSPPLTDATAADAARAAALDEYDVLGRPPEPELEALVELAALVCGVPTAVINLIDETHQHQVAAFGIGPSICTRDDSMCDVTIQQQSPVVLADARLDPRFAQNPFVTGVIASLRFYASSQLRTPAGITIGTLCVFDEEERHLTPAQAGAVDALARQIVDILELRRRTALLEQSLEELTLARAELNRSNDQLAAFAGQVSHDLRNPLTAVMGYVQELADLPSVAEDPEGSWLAERAGQSAARMYAQMTELLDYGHVGGRLGSEEVDLGRVAYLVRDDLGDLVRAGGADLVIHTLPVVRGDENQLRSVLQNLISNALKFTLPGVPARVTVSARRGASGTRVEVADRGVGVPVGQAAGVFTLFERTGQVDVEGHGIGLATCRRVVEAHGGRIGLESRDGGGTVAWFELPDNAG; this is encoded by the coding sequence ATGATGACCAGTGCCATGGAGAGCCTGTCGCCACCCCTGACCGACGCCACCGCGGCCGACGCCGCGCGTGCTGCGGCGCTCGACGAGTACGACGTCCTCGGCCGCCCGCCGGAGCCTGAGCTGGAGGCGCTCGTCGAGCTGGCCGCCCTGGTCTGCGGGGTGCCGACGGCCGTCATCAACCTCATCGACGAGACCCACCAGCACCAGGTGGCGGCCTTCGGCATCGGGCCCTCGATCTGCACCCGCGACGACTCCATGTGCGACGTCACCATCCAGCAGCAGTCGCCGGTCGTGCTGGCCGACGCGCGGCTCGACCCGCGGTTCGCGCAGAACCCGTTCGTCACCGGGGTCATCGCCTCGCTGCGCTTCTATGCCTCCAGCCAGCTGCGCACCCCCGCGGGCATCACGATCGGCACGCTGTGCGTCTTCGACGAGGAGGAGCGGCACCTCACCCCGGCCCAGGCGGGGGCCGTCGACGCCCTCGCCCGGCAGATCGTCGACATCCTCGAGCTGCGCCGGCGCACCGCCCTGCTCGAGCAGTCGCTCGAGGAGCTGACCCTGGCCCGGGCCGAGCTGAACCGGTCCAACGACCAGCTCGCCGCCTTCGCCGGCCAGGTCAGCCACGACCTGCGCAACCCGCTCACCGCGGTGATGGGCTACGTCCAGGAGCTGGCCGACCTGCCCTCCGTGGCCGAAGACCCCGAGGGCAGCTGGCTGGCCGAGCGGGCGGGGCAGTCGGCCGCGCGGATGTACGCCCAGATGACCGAGCTGCTCGACTACGGCCACGTCGGGGGGCGCCTCGGCAGCGAGGAGGTCGACCTCGGCCGGGTGGCCTACCTCGTCCGTGACGACCTTGGCGACCTCGTCCGCGCCGGCGGGGCGGACCTCGTCATCCACACCCTGCCGGTGGTCCGTGGAGATGAGAACCAGCTCCGTTCGGTGCTGCAGAACCTCATCTCCAACGCCCTGAAGTTCACCCTCCCGGGTGTGCCCGCCCGCGTGACCGTCTCGGCCCGGCGAGGTGCGAGCGGGACTCGCGTCGAGGTCGCCGACCGCGGGGTGGGAGTCCCGGTCGGGCAGGCCGCCGGGGTCTTCACCCTGTTCGAGCGCACCGGGCAGGTCGACGTCGAGGGTCACGGCATCGGCCTGGCCACCTGCCGGCGGGTCGTCGAGGCGCACGGCGGCCGGATCGGGCTCGAGTCGCGCGACGGGGGCGGCACGGTGGCGTGGTTCGAGCTGCCGGACAACGCCGGCTGA
- a CDS encoding SDR family NAD(P)-dependent oxidoreductase, whose amino-acid sequence MNINDSTVALVTGGASGLGEATVRRLHDGGASVVIVDLPSSSGKALAEELGDHARFAPGDVRDEAQVQAAIEVARELGDLRVVVNCAGVGTPGRVVGKKGPLDLETFRNVIDINLVGTFNVLRLGAAAMLDNEPVDGDRGVVVMTASIAAYDGQIGQAAYAASKGGVVGLTLSAARDLADRDIRVVTVAPGTFETPMLSGLPGDVKAVLEAQVPHPSRLGRPSEYASLVAHIVDNPMLNGEVIRLDGALRMPPR is encoded by the coding sequence TTGAACATCAACGACTCCACCGTCGCGCTCGTCACCGGTGGCGCCTCCGGACTCGGTGAGGCCACCGTCCGACGCCTGCACGACGGCGGCGCCTCGGTCGTCATCGTCGACCTGCCCTCCTCCAGCGGGAAGGCCCTGGCCGAGGAGCTCGGCGACCACGCGCGCTTCGCCCCGGGGGACGTGCGCGACGAGGCTCAGGTGCAGGCCGCGATCGAGGTCGCCAGGGAGCTCGGCGACCTGCGCGTCGTCGTCAACTGCGCGGGCGTCGGCACCCCCGGCCGGGTGGTCGGCAAGAAGGGCCCGCTCGACCTCGAGACGTTCCGCAACGTCATCGACATCAACCTCGTCGGCACGTTCAACGTGCTGCGCCTGGGCGCCGCCGCGATGCTCGACAACGAGCCGGTCGACGGCGACCGCGGCGTCGTCGTCATGACGGCGTCGATCGCCGCCTACGACGGCCAGATCGGCCAGGCCGCGTATGCCGCGTCCAAGGGTGGCGTCGTCGGCCTCACCCTCTCGGCCGCGCGGGACCTCGCCGACAGGGACATCCGCGTGGTCACCGTGGCCCCCGGCACGTTCGAGACGCCGATGCTCTCCGGGCTGCCCGGCGACGTGAAGGCGGTCCTCGAGGCGCAGGTGCCCCACCCCTCGCGCCTGGGCAGGCCGAGCGAGTACGCCTCGCTGGTCGCGCACATCGTCGACAACCCGATGCTCAACGGTGAGGTCATCCGCCTCGATGGCGCGCTGCGGATGCCCCCGCGCTGA
- a CDS encoding acyl-CoA dehydrogenase family protein: MPADRLMPTEEAQDLIELTREICAEQLAPKAPAAEAAAEFPRDTFRLLGDAGLLSLAYPEEVGGGGQPYEVYLQVVEEIAAAWMSVAVGVSVHSLTCYPVAQFGTDAQKAGLLPDMLGGSMLGAYCLSEPQAGSDVSAISTRATPLGDGSAYRLKGTKAWISHAGHADFYTTFARTGDHPSKGLSCFVVPAGTEGLSFGEPERKMGLACDTVRQVYFEDAVVDAGRLVGEPGMGMSIALSALDSGRLGIAAAATGLAQAALDVAAGYATERKQFGRAISEFQGLSFLLADMEAAVTSARATYLHAARLRDAGRPFSKQAAIAKLVCTDAAMKVTTDAVQVLGGYGYTQDFPVERYMREAKVTQIFEGTNQIQRLVIARQLLRG; encoded by the coding sequence ATGCCCGCAGACCGCCTCATGCCCACCGAGGAAGCCCAGGACCTCATCGAGCTCACGCGCGAGATCTGCGCCGAGCAGCTCGCGCCGAAGGCCCCGGCCGCCGAGGCGGCCGCCGAGTTCCCCCGCGACACCTTCCGGCTGCTCGGGGACGCCGGGCTGCTGTCCCTGGCCTACCCCGAGGAGGTCGGCGGCGGCGGGCAGCCCTACGAGGTCTACCTGCAGGTCGTCGAGGAGATCGCCGCGGCGTGGATGAGCGTCGCCGTCGGCGTCAGCGTCCACTCCCTGACCTGCTACCCCGTGGCGCAGTTCGGCACCGACGCCCAGAAGGCCGGGCTGCTGCCGGACATGCTCGGCGGCTCGATGCTCGGCGCCTACTGCCTTTCCGAGCCCCAGGCCGGCTCCGACGTCTCCGCGATCTCCACCCGGGCCACCCCGCTCGGTGACGGCTCGGCATACCGGCTCAAGGGCACCAAGGCGTGGATCTCCCACGCCGGCCACGCGGACTTCTACACGACCTTCGCCCGCACCGGCGACCACCCGAGCAAGGGGCTGTCCTGCTTCGTCGTCCCGGCCGGCACCGAGGGCCTGAGCTTCGGCGAGCCCGAGCGCAAGATGGGCCTGGCCTGCGACACGGTGCGCCAGGTCTACTTCGAGGACGCCGTCGTCGACGCCGGCCGCCTCGTCGGCGAGCCGGGCATGGGCATGTCGATCGCCCTGTCCGCGCTGGACTCCGGCCGCCTCGGGATCGCGGCGGCCGCGACGGGCCTGGCGCAGGCGGCGCTGGACGTGGCGGCGGGCTATGCGACCGAGCGGAAGCAGTTCGGCCGGGCGATCAGCGAGTTCCAGGGCCTGTCGTTCCTGCTCGCCGACATGGAGGCCGCGGTCACCTCGGCCCGCGCGACCTACCTGCACGCGGCGCGCCTGCGCGACGCCGGCCGGCCCTTCAGCAAGCAGGCCGCGATCGCCAAGCTGGTGTGCACCGACGCCGCCATGAAGGTCACCACCGATGCGGTCCAGGTCCTCGGTGGCTACGGTTACACGCAGGACTTCCCGGTCGAGCGCTACATGCGCGAGGCCAAGGTGACCCAGATCTTCGAGGGCACCAACCAGATCCAGCGCCTGGTCATCGCCCGTCAGCTGCTGCGCGGCTGA